A genomic segment from Synchiropus splendidus isolate RoL2022-P1 chromosome 18, RoL_Sspl_1.0, whole genome shotgun sequence encodes:
- the phactr3a gene encoding phosphatase and actin regulator 3a isoform X3, with the protein MLCLHFFPDVALSSSLLCHDPNSPTQGCCSDGNLLVGGFGGPLNSNLTVSSVEYLGPDEELPPPAVAPPLQDCECLEDNVSATDEEQDDEAPPVGDLPEGMQDTGEQMEERTEEEVPTGTSPPQVPPKPLPPQLSAVDDSGLVSLPPHLTNSYLPKEPPPRSSDSLASMTLPLRGPLANPSASPHLGNMIHPPMPPSCIMEELQRAFASKNRQESVHEGCEQSSPPRLWCSDGRLSRSCSSENQHTSSMLGICVGGGSDWPKKEAEENKENVRLDQCFSNTSGLPTDLDGWNESVISGTLPRRLRKELLAVKLRNRPSKQELEDRNIFPARSDQERQEIRQQIEMKLAKRLSQRPNVEELESRNILKQRNDQTEQEERREIKQRLNRKLNQRPTVDELRDRKILIRFSDYVEVAKAQDYDRRADKPWTRLSAADKAAIRKELNEFKSTEMEVHASSKHLTRFHRP; encoded by the exons ATGTTATGCCTCCATTTCTTTCCAGATGTAGCATTATCCAGCAGTCTTCTATGCCACGACCCAAACTCCCCAACTCAGGGTTGCTGCTCTGATGGCAACCTCCTGGTGGGGGGCTTCGGGGGCCCCTTGAACTCGAACCTGACGGTCAGCAGTGTGGAGTACCTAGGGCCGGACGAGGAGCTCCCTCCTCCAG cagTAGCACCACCTCTCCAGGACTGTGAGTGTTTGGAGGACAACGTATCGGCAACAGACGAGGAGCAAGATGATGAAGCGCCACCCGTTGGCGATTTACCTGAGGGGATGCAGGACACGGGAgaacagatggaggagaggacggAAGAGGAGGTTCCCACGGGAACGTCTCCACCACAGGTTCCCCCGAAACCTTTGCCTCCACAGCTGAGTGCAGTGGACG ACTCTGGCCTGGTGTCGCTCCCACCTCACCTCACCAACTCCTACCTCCCAAAAGAGCCGCCACCCAGGTCATCAGACAGCCTGGCGTCCATGACCCTCCCTCTTCGAGGACCCCTGGCAAACCCATCAGCATCTCCACATTTAGGCAATATGATCCATCCCCCAATGCCCCCTAGCTGCATCATGGAGGAACTGCAGCGAGCATTTGCTTCCAAGAACAGGCAGGAAAG TGTCCATGAAGGGTGTGAGCAGAGCTCGCCCCCGCGTCTGTGGTGCTCGGACGGACGCCTCTCCCGCTCATGTAGCTCCGAAAACCAGCACACCTCATCTATGCTGGGTATTTGCGTGGGAGGAGGCTCCGACTGGCCCAAGAAGGAGGCTGAGGAGAACAAAGAGAACGTGCGGCTGGACCAGTGCTTCTCCAACACCTCAGGCCTCCCCACTGACCTGGACGGCTGGAACGAGTCCGTCATCTCAG gCACACTCCCTCGAAGGCTCAGGAAAGAGTTACTCGCAGTCAAGCTACGAAACAGACCCAGCAAGCAGGAGTTGGAGGACCGGAATATCTTCCCAGCACGCAGCGACCAGGAGCGCCAAGAAATCCGCCAGCAGATTGAGATGAAACTTGCCAA GAGGTTGAGCCAGAGACCCAATGTAGAGGAGCTGGAGAGCCGGAACATCTTAAAAC AGAGAAATGACCAGACGGAGCAGGAAGAGAGGCGGGAGATCAAACAGCGACTGAACAGAAAG CTAAACCAGCGGCCCACGGTCGATGAACTACGAGACAGAAAGATTCTGATCCGCTTCAGCGACTATGTGGAAGTGGCCAAAGCTCAGGACTATGACAGGAGAGCGGACAAGCCCTGGACTCgtctctctgctgcagacaAG GCGGCGATCCGGAAAGAGCTCAATGAATTCAAAAGCACTGAGATGGAAGTGCACGCCTCCAGCAAACACCTAACAAG GTTCCACCGACCGTGA
- the phactr3a gene encoding phosphatase and actin regulator 3a isoform X2, whose product MATSDGLEGCLQRGRSQSDPNILTEPGIDLAHGTVDVLDQQRVLRTGCLVTGVHTPPIRRNSKLASLGRIFKPWKWRKKKNEKLKQSSTDVALSSSLLCHDPNSPTQGCCSDGNLLVGGFGGPLNSNLTVSSVEYLGPDEELPPPAVAPPLQDCECLEDNVSATDEEQDDEAPPVGDLPEGMQDTGEQMEERTEEEVPTGTSPPQVPPKPLPPQLSAVDDSGLVSLPPHLTNSYLPKEPPPRSSDSLASMTLPLRGPLANPSASPHLGNMIHPPMPPSCIMEELQRAFASKNRQESVHEGCEQSSPPRLWCSDGRLSRSCSSENQHTSSMLGICVGGGSDWPKKEAEENKENVRLDQCFSNTSGLPTDLDGWNESVISGTLPRRLRKELLAVKLRNRPSKQELEDRNIFPARSDQERQEIRQQIEMKLAKRLSQRPNVEELESRNILKQRNDQTEQEERREIKQRLNRKLNQRPTVDELRDRKILIRFSDYVEVAKAQDYDRRADKPWTRLSAADKAAIRKELNEFKSTEMEVHASSKHLTRFHRP is encoded by the exons TAGACGTGTTGGACCAGCAGAGAGTGCTGAGGACAGGTTGTCTGGTGACTGGGGTCCACACGCCTCCGATACGACGAAACAGCAAACTGGCCTCGCTGGGACGCATCTTCAAGCCCTGGAagtggaggaaaaagaaaaatgagaagCTGAAGCAGAGTTCCACAG ATGTAGCATTATCCAGCAGTCTTCTATGCCACGACCCAAACTCCCCAACTCAGGGTTGCTGCTCTGATGGCAACCTCCTGGTGGGGGGCTTCGGGGGCCCCTTGAACTCGAACCTGACGGTCAGCAGTGTGGAGTACCTAGGGCCGGACGAGGAGCTCCCTCCTCCAG cagTAGCACCACCTCTCCAGGACTGTGAGTGTTTGGAGGACAACGTATCGGCAACAGACGAGGAGCAAGATGATGAAGCGCCACCCGTTGGCGATTTACCTGAGGGGATGCAGGACACGGGAgaacagatggaggagaggacggAAGAGGAGGTTCCCACGGGAACGTCTCCACCACAGGTTCCCCCGAAACCTTTGCCTCCACAGCTGAGTGCAGTGGACG ACTCTGGCCTGGTGTCGCTCCCACCTCACCTCACCAACTCCTACCTCCCAAAAGAGCCGCCACCCAGGTCATCAGACAGCCTGGCGTCCATGACCCTCCCTCTTCGAGGACCCCTGGCAAACCCATCAGCATCTCCACATTTAGGCAATATGATCCATCCCCCAATGCCCCCTAGCTGCATCATGGAGGAACTGCAGCGAGCATTTGCTTCCAAGAACAGGCAGGAAAG TGTCCATGAAGGGTGTGAGCAGAGCTCGCCCCCGCGTCTGTGGTGCTCGGACGGACGCCTCTCCCGCTCATGTAGCTCCGAAAACCAGCACACCTCATCTATGCTGGGTATTTGCGTGGGAGGAGGCTCCGACTGGCCCAAGAAGGAGGCTGAGGAGAACAAAGAGAACGTGCGGCTGGACCAGTGCTTCTCCAACACCTCAGGCCTCCCCACTGACCTGGACGGCTGGAACGAGTCCGTCATCTCAG gCACACTCCCTCGAAGGCTCAGGAAAGAGTTACTCGCAGTCAAGCTACGAAACAGACCCAGCAAGCAGGAGTTGGAGGACCGGAATATCTTCCCAGCACGCAGCGACCAGGAGCGCCAAGAAATCCGCCAGCAGATTGAGATGAAACTTGCCAA GAGGTTGAGCCAGAGACCCAATGTAGAGGAGCTGGAGAGCCGGAACATCTTAAAAC AGAGAAATGACCAGACGGAGCAGGAAGAGAGGCGGGAGATCAAACAGCGACTGAACAGAAAG CTAAACCAGCGGCCCACGGTCGATGAACTACGAGACAGAAAGATTCTGATCCGCTTCAGCGACTATGTGGAAGTGGCCAAAGCTCAGGACTATGACAGGAGAGCGGACAAGCCCTGGACTCgtctctctgctgcagacaAG GCGGCGATCCGGAAAGAGCTCAATGAATTCAAAAGCACTGAGATGGAAGTGCACGCCTCCAGCAAACACCTAACAAG GTTCCACCGACCGTGA
- the phactr3a gene encoding phosphatase and actin regulator 3a isoform X1 gives MATSDGLEGCLQRGRSQSDPNILTEPGIDLAHGTVDVLDQQRVLRTGCLVTGVHTPPIRRNSKLASLGRIFKPWKWRKKKNEKLKQSSTDVALSSSLLCHDPNSPTQGCCSDGNLLVGGFGGPLNSNLTVSSVEYLGPDEELPPPVAPPLQDCECLEDNVSATDEEQDDEAPPVGDLPEGMQDTGEQMEERTEEEVPTGTSPPQVPPKPLPPQLSAVDDSGLVSLPPHLTNSYLPKEPPPRSSDSLASMTLPLRGPLANPSASPHLGNMIHPPMPPSCIMEELQRAFASKNRQESVHEGCEQSSPPRLWCSDGRLSRSCSSENQHTSSMLGICVGGGSDWPKKEAEENKENVRLDQCFSNTSGLPTDLDGWNESVISGTLPRRLRKELLAVKLRNRPSKQELEDRNIFPARSDQERQEIRQQIEMKLAKRLSQRPNVEELESRNILKQRNDQTEQEERREIKQRLNRKLNQRPTVDELRDRKILIRFSDYVEVAKAQDYDRRADKPWTRLSAADKAAIRKELNEFKSTEMEVHASSKHLTRFHRP, from the exons TAGACGTGTTGGACCAGCAGAGAGTGCTGAGGACAGGTTGTCTGGTGACTGGGGTCCACACGCCTCCGATACGACGAAACAGCAAACTGGCCTCGCTGGGACGCATCTTCAAGCCCTGGAagtggaggaaaaagaaaaatgagaagCTGAAGCAGAGTTCCACAG ATGTAGCATTATCCAGCAGTCTTCTATGCCACGACCCAAACTCCCCAACTCAGGGTTGCTGCTCTGATGGCAACCTCCTGGTGGGGGGCTTCGGGGGCCCCTTGAACTCGAACCTGACGGTCAGCAGTGTGGAGTACCTAGGGCCGGACGAGGAGCTCCCTCCTCCAG TAGCACCACCTCTCCAGGACTGTGAGTGTTTGGAGGACAACGTATCGGCAACAGACGAGGAGCAAGATGATGAAGCGCCACCCGTTGGCGATTTACCTGAGGGGATGCAGGACACGGGAgaacagatggaggagaggacggAAGAGGAGGTTCCCACGGGAACGTCTCCACCACAGGTTCCCCCGAAACCTTTGCCTCCACAGCTGAGTGCAGTGGACG ACTCTGGCCTGGTGTCGCTCCCACCTCACCTCACCAACTCCTACCTCCCAAAAGAGCCGCCACCCAGGTCATCAGACAGCCTGGCGTCCATGACCCTCCCTCTTCGAGGACCCCTGGCAAACCCATCAGCATCTCCACATTTAGGCAATATGATCCATCCCCCAATGCCCCCTAGCTGCATCATGGAGGAACTGCAGCGAGCATTTGCTTCCAAGAACAGGCAGGAAAG TGTCCATGAAGGGTGTGAGCAGAGCTCGCCCCCGCGTCTGTGGTGCTCGGACGGACGCCTCTCCCGCTCATGTAGCTCCGAAAACCAGCACACCTCATCTATGCTGGGTATTTGCGTGGGAGGAGGCTCCGACTGGCCCAAGAAGGAGGCTGAGGAGAACAAAGAGAACGTGCGGCTGGACCAGTGCTTCTCCAACACCTCAGGCCTCCCCACTGACCTGGACGGCTGGAACGAGTCCGTCATCTCAG gCACACTCCCTCGAAGGCTCAGGAAAGAGTTACTCGCAGTCAAGCTACGAAACAGACCCAGCAAGCAGGAGTTGGAGGACCGGAATATCTTCCCAGCACGCAGCGACCAGGAGCGCCAAGAAATCCGCCAGCAGATTGAGATGAAACTTGCCAA GAGGTTGAGCCAGAGACCCAATGTAGAGGAGCTGGAGAGCCGGAACATCTTAAAAC AGAGAAATGACCAGACGGAGCAGGAAGAGAGGCGGGAGATCAAACAGCGACTGAACAGAAAG CTAAACCAGCGGCCCACGGTCGATGAACTACGAGACAGAAAGATTCTGATCCGCTTCAGCGACTATGTGGAAGTGGCCAAAGCTCAGGACTATGACAGGAGAGCGGACAAGCCCTGGACTCgtctctctgctgcagacaAG GCGGCGATCCGGAAAGAGCTCAATGAATTCAAAAGCACTGAGATGGAAGTGCACGCCTCCAGCAAACACCTAACAAG GTTCCACCGACCGTGA